The nucleotide window AGCTATACCAAAATTGATGGTCAATGGTCGCTTCCTTAAAAAGGGCTAACGCTTCATCTTCTAGTCCTGAAGCAGCCGCTAGCGAGTATTGAAAGTTATACAACTGTGCCTTATTCCCCTCTACGTGATCGGCATGTTTTGAAATATAATGGTAAGCTTCTAGGCTCCCACCTTCACCATAAATGGCTAAAGTTTTATTTAATACTTTTGTATACGTTAGTGATTCCATTTGTGAACCCTCCAAATAATAAGTTTGATAGATTGAATTTTTTGATAATAATAGATTCAATAATAAGATACCCGTTTATTACCTATGAAGAGAAAGGCTTTTCTCTATTTGCAGGAATAATTGTCCACCTCGGGTTTATGTCAATTATATTTCCTGTTACTTGCTTTGTTGTCCTCTTAACATGTGATTGTTTTTTTAACAACGGCAGAGATTTTGCAACATAATCATCATGTGACTGGTGATCCTTCCAAATCGAAGCGACCAAATACGCTTCAGAATTCGATGAACTATGGCAAAAGACTCCCGCTAACATTCCAGATGCTTCTTCCATGCCTTTATTCCATACATCATGTTGTGCTTTTTCAAAATTCGTTTGCTCGCCAGATTCAACAAGACAATCGGCCACACGAATTACCTCTCCCGTATGGAACAATTTTGTTAAGTCCGTTGAAGTTAAATTAGAGAGCTTTTCGAATGTCGAAACAGAAATCGTTGAATACGTTACTTCCTGATTACTCCCTGCAAACAATTCATCATGCAAATGGTCCATAAAATATTGGTAGGAGGCACTATCTCTCCAAAAGGCTAGAATCCCTGCTTCTAAAGGGTTTTTTCTATCCCAACCACCGAATTGACCTAAAAAACCTTCCGCATATTTTACATTCTCCCATCCTTCTTGAGCCTTCGCGAATGCCGTTTTATTTTTCTCTAGTACAGTACATTTAATCCACTTGATTAGCATACTGAAAACCCCCTTTCACTTAAGTCAGCAACATCTCTTTTACCCAAAAACTTGGGCAGCTATTCCAAATAATGTATGATTACGCTTTGGCAACTTCGTTGTGTTTTTTACCATAACTGGCGGTTCACTCACTTTCTCAAAACCAACCCGCTCTAAGTACACCATTAGTTCTGGATGACCTTTTGGTACATCTATCCTTACGTTGCCATGATGATTTAACGCTAGCCTATCAATAAGCCTTGTTGCCCATTCTTTACTCGGTGCGACAATGGGTCCAATAATCAAATTAACCGGCCCTAAAATTGATAGGCTGTATCCGATTATTTTTCCATCTTCGCTTTTCACAACAACCGCTTCCTTTGCTTGCTTGATTCGATTCTTTAAGAATGTCGCTCGATTCTCCCCAAAAGCCCCTTTATCTATTTCTATCACCTGAGCCATATCCTCTGCTTTCATTGGGACTATTCTCTTTTCTAGCTTTTCATTCGAATGCCTACTCGAATCCTTATTACGAATATACTTATGAACAGACTCCACTACTTGAAAGCCCATCCCTTCATACATCGGTTTGCCTTCAGCGGTGGCAATTAGCATCACGGTCGTAGAGGTGGAAATACTTTGTAAACAGCTTTCAGTTACTTCTCTCCCAAGTCCTTTCCCTTGATAAGCAGGGTGAACAATAATCATCCCAATTGAGGCTAATCGATCACCATAGGGGATTACAGCCCCACATGATACAAGATGACCTTGTTCATTTCTGTGACCAATAACCTTGCCTGACGCCATAACTGTGCTTACTTCATGCTCATCATAATCCCATCCAACCGAGGCGGATAGCATGATAATTCCTCGAATATCATCATTCGTAAGTACATCCATTTTCATATCCATTTAAACTCCTCAAACCGTATTAAATGTCCCATATCAACGTTTTCACGATGGCCGCTATCTCTCTAGTGTGAACAACAGGTATTATCGGAAATGGAACAGACGCTCCTACTCCATATGGCGTTAAATCAAGCGAATCGGCAATCATTTTCGCACGAAACAAATGGAAATCACTTGTGATGATTAGTACTTTAGTGTCTGTACTCTCTTCCATTAAAGGAATCGAGTAGGCAATGTTTTCATATGTAGATGTTGCTTGATCCTCTATAATAATTCGTGCCTCATCTATTCCTTGTTTTAGTAAATAATCCTTCATTACGGCAGCCTCTGAAGTGGTTTCACCTTGACCGATCCCCCCAGTAACAATCACGTCCGTACTTAT belongs to Bacillus spongiae and includes:
- a CDS encoding YdbC family protein — translated: MLIKWIKCTVLEKNKTAFAKAQEGWENVKYAEGFLGQFGGWDRKNPLEAGILAFWRDSASYQYFMDHLHDELFAGSNQEVTYSTISVSTFEKLSNLTSTDLTKLFHTGEVIRVADCLVESGEQTNFEKAQHDVWNKGMEEASGMLAGVFCHSSSNSEAYLVASIWKDHQSHDDYVAKSLPLLKKQSHVKRTTKQVTGNIIDINPRWTIIPANREKPFSS
- a CDS encoding GNAT family N-acetyltransferase, with the protein product MDMKMDVLTNDDIRGIIMLSASVGWDYDEHEVSTVMASGKVIGHRNEQGHLVSCGAVIPYGDRLASIGMIIVHPAYQGKGLGREVTESCLQSISTSTTVMLIATAEGKPMYEGMGFQVVESVHKYIRNKDSSRHSNEKLEKRIVPMKAEDMAQVIEIDKGAFGENRATFLKNRIKQAKEAVVVKSEDGKIIGYSLSILGPVNLIIGPIVAPSKEWATRLIDRLALNHHGNVRIDVPKGHPELMVYLERVGFEKVSEPPVMVKNTTKLPKRNHTLFGIAAQVFG